A portion of the Candidatus Fermentibacter sp. genome contains these proteins:
- the pilB gene encoding type IV-A pilus assembly ATPase PilB codes for MLLEAGLITRDQLEQALKQQRAEGGRLGFNLVKIKAIAESDLNENLAKQHRVESVNLDDVDVDNAIIKLVPPEVARRYEVVPIRKDGKVLVVAMTDPDNLFAIDDLRFSIGLEIEPHICASSMIIRAIRRFYPETEALVSLDQKSIVEKKDDPGDAIASENILVGDEVFESMVMDEDDGTTVEEEDISSLVADSPVVKLVNSIIADAVKRGASDIHFEPFEKYIRIRFRIDGVLHEVMRPSRKYRSAIVSRLKILGGMNIAERHLPQDGRQKIRVGDRFVDMRLATLPTLFGEKVEVRLLDRSKVILDLEKLGMEDESLKELRRAIKRPYGIVLVTGPTGCGKTTTLYSALTELNDIGVNIMTAENPVEFNLKGINQVQMNEEIGLTFASALRAYLRQDPDIIMVGEIRDQETSQIAIRAALTGHLVLSTTHTNDAPSTINRLIDMGTEPFMLSTSLIAICSQRLIRRICPKCKAQVHVPDEALVEAGIDPARFANFTFHEGTGCDFCNNTGYRGREGIFEVMPVTEEIRQLIESDANSIQIEKAALAAGMVNLREAALRKLERGMTTFEEVIRGTVGGE; via the coding sequence ATGCTTCTCGAAGCCGGTCTGATCACCCGCGATCAGCTCGAGCAGGCACTCAAGCAGCAGCGTGCCGAGGGCGGCCGGCTGGGCTTCAACCTCGTCAAGATAAAGGCCATCGCCGAGAGCGACCTGAACGAGAACCTCGCGAAACAGCACAGGGTCGAGAGCGTCAACCTCGACGACGTCGATGTCGACAACGCCATCATCAAGCTCGTCCCCCCGGAGGTCGCCAGGCGGTACGAGGTGGTGCCCATCCGCAAGGACGGCAAGGTCCTCGTCGTCGCCATGACCGATCCCGACAACCTCTTCGCCATAGACGACCTCAGATTCTCCATCGGGCTCGAGATAGAGCCCCATATCTGCGCATCCAGCATGATCATCAGGGCCATAAGGCGCTTCTACCCCGAGACCGAGGCCCTCGTGTCGCTGGATCAGAAGTCGATCGTCGAGAAGAAGGACGATCCCGGCGACGCGATCGCGTCCGAGAACATCCTCGTCGGCGACGAGGTCTTCGAGTCGATGGTCATGGACGAGGACGACGGGACGACGGTCGAGGAGGAGGACATCTCCAGCCTCGTGGCCGATTCGCCCGTGGTCAAGCTCGTCAACAGCATCATCGCCGACGCGGTCAAGCGGGGCGCGAGCGACATCCACTTCGAGCCCTTCGAGAAGTACATCAGGATCAGGTTCAGGATCGACGGCGTGCTCCACGAGGTTATGCGCCCCAGCCGCAAGTACCGGTCCGCCATAGTCAGCAGGCTCAAGATCCTGGGCGGGATGAACATCGCCGAGAGGCACCTCCCGCAGGACGGCCGGCAGAAGATCCGCGTGGGCGACCGCTTCGTCGACATGCGTCTCGCCACCCTGCCCACCCTTTTCGGCGAGAAGGTCGAGGTCCGCCTGCTCGACCGCAGCAAGGTCATACTCGACCTCGAGAAGCTCGGCATGGAGGACGAGAGCCTGAAGGAGCTGCGCCGCGCCATCAAGCGCCCGTACGGTATCGTGCTTGTCACCGGGCCCACGGGCTGCGGCAAGACCACCACGCTCTACTCCGCTCTCACCGAGCTGAACGACATAGGCGTCAACATCATGACCGCCGAGAACCCGGTCGAGTTCAACCTGAAGGGCATCAACCAGGTCCAGATGAACGAGGAGATCGGCCTCACGTTCGCATCCGCGCTCAGGGCCTATCTGAGGCAGGACCCCGACATCATCATGGTCGGCGAGATAAGGGACCAGGAAACCTCGCAGATCGCAATCAGGGCGGCGCTGACCGGCCACCTCGTGCTCTCCACCACGCATACCAACGACGCGCCCAGCACGATCAACAGGCTGATCGACATGGGCACCGAGCCGTTCATGCTCAGCACCTCGCTCATCGCCATCTGCTCCCAGAGGCTGATCCGGAGGATCTGCCCCAAGTGCAAGGCGCAGGTCCACGTGCCCGACGAGGCCCTGGTGGAGGCCGGCATCGACCCCGCCCGGTTCGCGAACTTCACCTTCCACGAGGGCACCGGGTGCGACTTCTGCAACAACACCGGGTACAGGGGCCGGGAGGGGATCTTCGAGGTGATGCCCGTCACCGAGGAGATCAGGCAGCTCATCGAGAGCGACGCCAACAGCATCCAGATAGAGAAGGCCGCCCTCGCCGCCGGCATGGTCAACCTGCGCGAGGCCGCCCTGAGGAAGCTCGAGCGCGGCATGACCACGTTCGAGGAAGTCATAAGGGGTACGGTCGGTGGCGAATAG
- a CDS encoding LptF/LptG family permease, which yields MLVRKLDMYVGSRFAGMIASTVGAFVVIFICVDAFEHFSRWVDKDVGLPTFARYYFYGLPYIVTLVMPVAILLSSLFLVHSLARRSELTAMTCAGISVPRTFLPMIVTGFAASLLVMFLGDSIVSEGQYRQSVVKRVEIDRRDPVDFTRRSMFSYHTLGGLFMEIGYFDGSTATMTDVTILDLDDSSRVVSRLDAGRMRYEGGVWRASDATRRDFGPGGEVVVEQAGNLIIEGLPETPGDFMSRPKAPQEMSFLELLEYIRRVESAGGDTRGDRVELWLKLFFPLSNLIMVMVGAPLATRNPRSGKTAGFGLAILLAFVFFSLVRFGQTLGHKGALEPILAASLADVFFIAVGLFLLFRPQTS from the coding sequence ATGCTGGTCAGGAAGCTCGACATGTACGTCGGATCGAGGTTCGCGGGGATGATAGCGTCCACCGTGGGCGCCTTCGTCGTGATCTTCATATGCGTCGACGCATTCGAGCACTTCAGCAGGTGGGTGGACAAGGACGTGGGCCTGCCCACCTTCGCGAGGTATTACTTCTACGGCCTCCCCTACATCGTCACGCTGGTGATGCCGGTGGCGATACTCCTCTCGTCGCTGTTCCTCGTGCATTCGCTGGCCAGGAGGAGCGAACTGACGGCCATGACCTGCGCCGGCATAAGCGTGCCGCGCACCTTCCTGCCCATGATCGTCACGGGTTTCGCGGCTTCGCTGCTGGTGATGTTCCTGGGCGACTCCATCGTCTCCGAGGGGCAGTACAGGCAGTCGGTCGTGAAGAGGGTGGAGATCGACAGGAGGGATCCCGTGGACTTCACCCGCAGGAGCATGTTCTCCTACCACACGCTCGGCGGGCTGTTCATGGAGATCGGCTACTTCGACGGAAGCACGGCCACCATGACCGACGTGACGATCCTCGATCTCGACGACAGTTCCAGGGTCGTCTCCAGACTGGATGCCGGGCGGATGCGGTACGAAGGCGGGGTCTGGCGGGCATCCGACGCCACGAGGAGGGATTTCGGACCGGGCGGCGAGGTCGTGGTGGAGCAGGCCGGGAACCTGATCATCGAGGGGCTCCCGGAGACGCCCGGGGACTTCATGTCGAGGCCCAAGGCCCCCCAGGAGATGAGCTTCCTCGAGCTGCTCGAGTACATCAGGCGCGTCGAGTCGGCGGGGGGCGACACCAGGGGCGACCGCGTCGAGCTCTGGCTGAAGCTCTTCTTCCCCCTGTCGAACCTGATAATGGTCATGGTGGGGGCACCGCTCGCCACGAGGAATCCCCGCAGCGGAAAGACGGCGGGGTTCGGCCTGGCGATCCTGCTGGCCTTCGTGTTCTTCTCGCTGGTGAGGTTCGGCCAGACCCTGGGCCACAAGGGAGCCCTGGAACCCATCCTGGCCGCCAGCCTCGCCGACGTGTTCTTCATAGCAGTCGGCCTGTTCCTCCTCTTCCGCCCCCAGACCAGCTAG
- a CDS encoding DUF1926 domain-containing protein: MSTEARLQFSICLHDHQPVGNFDGVIEKAYGDCYAPVLECLRRHPGVGLAMHHSGCLLDWLEARHPEYLETLSAMCREGRLELVSGGYYEPIIPVFRPSDIRSQIVAMNRRLETLGGSKPTGLWLTERVWEPSIPSYLAGTGIGYAVVDDLHIRLAGAGGSFRGNPVLTEDSGSSVALLGSSMELRYAIPFGSVDDVMAILRRKADEGVSLVFYGDDGEKFGVWPGTRERCHDQGWLEAFLTALEEADGWLATTPPGVAVPALPAEGPFYVPAASYPEMGEWALDPGRQEASAALKASLPPGAAHDADLFLRAGFWRNFLTRYPEANSLHKRVLHAEDAVHASGSAEALAHFWRSQCNCPYWHGVFGGLYLPHLRDAVWTELLEAERAARDSAGGAATISSGDYDCDGSVEILAGTPSMSVEARAGDGLALGELSLLPAGRPAVTLGNVLTRRREAYHSRIRDEAADQSGDPAGTIHGEMHALESGLASMLAYDPYRRLSFREVLLPGDGREWFSCGGGGMTARTPSAKPGVVESGSDLQLSMDFPVCEGVGVSKMLAVSLVSPAIRYDAAFELSEGAARWGRAGCEICVNLLTGSEDDRNVSLGGRPPVRTGVRGEGPADSVSILDGWRRFRAVIRIEGGADVWHMPLDSVNRSEKGYERVHQGMAILISRPLPAVPGRMRLSLSLELEDLA; this comes from the coding sequence ATGAGCACGGAGGCCCGCCTGCAGTTCTCGATCTGCCTCCACGACCATCAGCCCGTGGGCAACTTCGACGGAGTGATCGAGAAGGCCTACGGGGACTGCTACGCCCCTGTCCTGGAATGCCTGCGCAGGCATCCCGGAGTCGGGCTGGCCATGCATCACTCCGGCTGTCTGCTCGACTGGCTGGAGGCCCGGCACCCGGAATACCTCGAGACGCTGTCCGCCATGTGCCGGGAGGGCCGGCTGGAACTCGTCTCGGGCGGCTATTACGAACCCATAATCCCTGTGTTCCGCCCCTCGGACATCCGCTCGCAGATAGTGGCTATGAACCGGAGGCTGGAAACCCTGGGCGGATCGAAGCCGACCGGGCTCTGGCTCACCGAGAGGGTCTGGGAGCCGTCGATCCCGTCGTATCTTGCCGGCACCGGCATCGGCTATGCAGTGGTGGACGACCTCCACATCAGGCTGGCAGGGGCGGGTGGGAGCTTCCGGGGGAATCCCGTCCTCACCGAGGATTCTGGCAGCTCCGTGGCGCTCCTCGGGAGCAGCATGGAACTGCGTTACGCCATCCCGTTCGGGAGCGTGGACGACGTGATGGCGATTCTCCGGAGGAAGGCGGACGAGGGCGTGTCGCTCGTCTTCTACGGAGACGACGGCGAGAAGTTCGGGGTGTGGCCCGGAACCCGTGAGAGGTGCCACGATCAGGGCTGGCTCGAAGCGTTCCTGACCGCCCTCGAGGAGGCGGACGGCTGGCTCGCGACCACGCCTCCGGGCGTGGCGGTCCCGGCGCTGCCGGCTGAAGGCCCCTTCTATGTGCCTGCCGCGAGCTACCCCGAGATGGGCGAGTGGGCCCTCGATCCCGGGAGGCAGGAGGCTTCGGCGGCGCTGAAGGCCTCTCTCCCGCCCGGAGCCGCGCACGATGCGGACCTCTTCCTCCGGGCCGGCTTCTGGAGGAACTTCCTGACGCGGTATCCCGAAGCGAACTCCCTCCACAAGAGGGTGCTCCACGCGGAGGACGCGGTGCATGCAAGCGGTTCGGCAGAGGCGCTGGCCCACTTCTGGAGGAGCCAGTGCAACTGCCCCTACTGGCATGGCGTGTTCGGGGGGCTCTACCTGCCCCACCTCCGCGATGCCGTCTGGACGGAACTGCTGGAGGCCGAGAGGGCGGCGAGGGATTCCGCGGGCGGCGCAGCGACGATCTCCTCCGGCGATTACGACTGCGACGGTTCGGTCGAGATACTGGCAGGCACGCCCTCGATGTCGGTCGAGGCAAGGGCCGGAGACGGACTCGCGCTCGGCGAGCTGTCGCTCCTTCCCGCGGGCAGGCCTGCGGTGACTCTGGGGAACGTGCTCACGAGGCGCCGCGAGGCATATCACTCCCGGATCCGTGACGAGGCTGCGGACCAGTCCGGCGACCCCGCCGGGACCATCCACGGCGAGATGCACGCCCTCGAATCCGGGCTGGCCTCGATGCTCGCCTACGATCCCTATCGCAGGCTGTCCTTCCGCGAGGTGCTCCTGCCCGGCGACGGAAGGGAGTGGTTCTCCTGCGGGGGCGGTGGCATGACCGCGCGCACTCCCTCGGCGAAGCCCGGCGTCGTGGAGTCGGGATCCGATCTCCAGCTCTCGATGGACTTTCCCGTCTGCGAAGGCGTGGGAGTCTCCAAGATGCTCGCCGTCTCCCTCGTCTCTCCCGCGATCCGGTACGACGCGGCGTTCGAGCTGTCCGAGGGAGCAGCACGCTGGGGGCGTGCGGGATGCGAGATCTGCGTGAACCTCCTCACCGGTTCGGAGGACGACAGGAACGTCTCGCTGGGCGGCCGGCCGCCCGTGCGCACCGGAGTACGCGGAGAAGGGCCGGCCGACTCCGTCTCCATCCTCGACGGCTGGCGCAGGTTCCGGGCCGTGATCCGGATCGAGGGAGGAGCCGATGTCTGGCACATGCCCCTGGATTCGGTGAACAGGTCCGAGAAGGGATACGAGCGGGTGCACCAGGGCATGGCCATCCTGATATCGAGGCCGCTGCCCGCCGTTCCGGGGCGCATGCGCCTGTCCCTGAGCCTCGAACTGGAGGACCTCGCTTGA
- a CDS encoding LptF/LptG family permease has translation MKKLQAYAVAEFTPPFILSVAVFTFVMLLDKLLDLLDMIVTKGVPMRTVLEVFVLLLPSMIAVVVPMAVLAAVLMAFGRMAGDLEITAMKASGVGIMTTMWPVLVVAALMAGALVYFGNSVLPDANHLARNLLLDIGTLKPSARILPGMYVDDIEGFTIFVDSKDDLTGELGGIYIEQVPSDAPSRIITAMHGRMEPMSANRMRIVLWDGQMHELDDGDYRILDFENYTIELDRSEELVRRERENRGDREMSALMMRYAIDSLSTESAMLRDSMRILGRAPLLALVSGEPPFADLAGDSTEDGGGALEPRAWYNVSRNNIMMRASQLRILDDRSASAVRTMNKLGVEIHKKYSIPVACIIFVLLGVPLGLSTRQGNAGIALGVSLLFILVYYLFLLGGEQLADRGLLPAWLAMWSADILMGALGVYLTIRSINEGNPVPIPDLKPLARRLGLMREE, from the coding sequence ATGAAGAAGCTGCAAGCTTACGCCGTCGCGGAGTTCACGCCGCCGTTCATCCTGTCGGTGGCCGTGTTCACCTTCGTGATGCTCCTCGACAAGCTGCTCGACCTGCTGGACATGATCGTCACCAAGGGCGTGCCCATGCGGACGGTGCTGGAGGTCTTCGTCCTCCTGCTGCCCTCGATGATCGCCGTGGTGGTGCCCATGGCCGTGCTCGCCGCGGTGCTCATGGCCTTCGGCAGGATGGCCGGCGACCTGGAGATCACGGCGATGAAGGCGTCGGGAGTAGGCATCATGACCACGATGTGGCCCGTGCTCGTCGTGGCTGCCCTCATGGCCGGCGCCCTGGTGTACTTCGGGAACAGCGTGCTGCCGGACGCGAACCACCTGGCGCGCAACCTGCTGCTCGACATCGGCACACTGAAGCCGTCGGCCCGGATCCTGCCCGGGATGTACGTCGACGACATAGAGGGCTTCACGATCTTCGTCGACTCGAAAGACGACCTGACCGGCGAACTCGGGGGCATATACATCGAGCAGGTCCCGTCGGACGCGCCCTCCCGGATCATCACGGCCATGCACGGCCGCATGGAGCCCATGTCCGCCAACCGCATGCGGATAGTGCTGTGGGACGGCCAGATGCACGAGCTCGACGATGGCGACTACCGCATACTCGACTTCGAGAACTACACCATCGAGCTCGACCGCTCGGAGGAACTGGTGCGGAGGGAGCGGGAGAACCGCGGCGACAGGGAGATGTCGGCGCTGATGATGCGCTACGCCATCGATTCGCTGTCGACCGAGAGCGCCATGCTGAGGGACTCCATGAGGATCCTGGGCAGGGCTCCGCTCCTCGCGCTGGTTTCGGGCGAGCCGCCCTTCGCCGATCTGGCGGGGGACTCCACGGAAGATGGCGGGGGCGCGCTCGAGCCGCGGGCTTGGTACAACGTGTCCCGCAACAATATCATGATGCGGGCATCCCAGCTCAGGATACTCGACGACAGATCGGCCTCGGCCGTGCGCACCATGAACAAGCTGGGGGTCGAGATCCACAAGAAGTATTCCATTCCTGTGGCCTGCATCATCTTCGTCCTGCTCGGCGTACCGCTGGGGTTGTCCACCAGGCAGGGCAACGCCGGCATCGCTCTCGGAGTGAGCCTCCTGTTCATACTCGTCTACTATCTCTTCCTGCTCGGAGGCGAACAGCTCGCCGACAGGGGCCTGCTGCCGGCATGGCTCGCCATGTGGTCGGCCGACATCCTCATGGGTGCGCTCGGTGTCTATCTGACGATCCGGAGCATCAACGAGGGCAACCCGGTGCCCATCCCCGACCTGAAGCCCCTCGCCCGCAGGCTCGGCCTGATGCGGGAGGAGTGA
- the serC gene encoding 3-phosphoserine/phosphohydroxythreonine transaminase: protein MPDRVHNFNPGPAVLPYEVLEECARGALNFNNLGMSIMEISHRSKDFEAVLDRAQKDMLELMGLSGDEYAVMFLGGGASMQFCMIPYNFLNADATADYVNTGEWSTRAIKEAKLFGKVNVAASSEDANFNYVPTTFNLTPGAAYVHTTSNNTIFGTRMKAFPETGGVPHICDMSSDFLSRRLDFSRFSIIYAGAQKNIGPSGTAAVIARKSFIEKAKDGLPTMLSYKTHLKSNSLYNTPPVFPIYVVGLVLAWLKNHGGIDAMEKINEKKAALLYGALDSSDGFFRGTVRPDSRSIMNVTFRLPSEELEEKFVSEAKKQGLIGLKGHRSVGGCRASLYNALPVEAVEALTAFMAAFRKAN from the coding sequence ATGCCTGACAGGGTGCACAACTTCAACCCCGGTCCCGCCGTTCTTCCGTACGAGGTACTGGAAGAGTGCGCCAGGGGAGCGCTGAACTTCAACAATCTGGGCATGTCGATCATGGAGATCTCCCATCGCTCGAAGGATTTCGAGGCGGTCCTCGATCGCGCCCAGAAGGACATGCTCGAGCTGATGGGGCTGTCCGGCGACGAGTACGCGGTGATGTTCCTCGGGGGCGGGGCGAGCATGCAGTTCTGCATGATCCCCTACAACTTCCTGAACGCCGATGCGACAGCCGACTACGTCAACACCGGCGAGTGGTCGACCAGGGCGATCAAGGAGGCGAAGCTCTTCGGGAAGGTCAACGTGGCTGCCTCCAGCGAGGATGCCAACTTCAACTACGTCCCGACGACCTTCAATCTCACTCCGGGCGCCGCATACGTCCACACCACGAGCAACAACACGATCTTCGGCACCAGGATGAAGGCGTTCCCCGAAACCGGCGGCGTGCCGCACATCTGCGACATGTCGAGCGACTTCCTCTCGCGCAGGCTCGACTTCTCCCGCTTCTCCATCATCTATGCCGGCGCCCAGAAGAACATCGGCCCTTCGGGCACGGCTGCCGTCATCGCCAGGAAGTCCTTCATCGAGAAGGCGAAGGACGGCCTGCCGACGATGCTGTCCTACAAGACCCATCTCAAGAGCAACTCGCTCTACAACACGCCTCCCGTGTTCCCGATCTATGTGGTGGGCCTTGTGCTCGCGTGGCTGAAGAACCACGGCGGCATCGACGCGATGGAGAAGATCAACGAGAAGAAGGCCGCCCTGCTCTACGGCGCCCTCGACTCGAGCGACGGATTCTTCAGGGGCACGGTCAGGCCGGATTCGAGGTCGATCATGAACGTCACCTTCAGGCTGCCTTCCGAGGAGCTGGAGGAGAAGTTCGTCTCAGAGGCCAAGAAGCAGGGTCTCATCGGCCTGAAGGGTCACAGGAGCGTCGGGGGATGCAGGGCATCCCTCTACAACGCGCTGCCCGTCGAGGCCGTGGAAGCCCTGACCGCATTCATGGCCGCCTTCCGCAAGGCCAACTAG
- the ligA gene encoding NAD-dependent DNA ligase LigA produces MTPDPREEAARLRGLIEHHRALYYQEDRSEISDEMFDSLMERLRSIEEARPDLRTPDSPTLRVGAAPLAGFDTVEHSPPMLSLDNVFSESEFRAFEARITKELGLSAPPDCSVEPKLDGVAVSLVYEGGVLARGATRGDGTLGEDVTPNLRTVRSIPLSIAVPGRFEVRGEVLFLKADFERMNAARERAGEKLFANPRNSASGSLRQLDSRITAARPLTFFAYSCPTPPEGVATQSGMLEALAGLGFLVPPGCTRAAGAGRISEEVARMGSERDALPFEIDGVVIKLDPFDQAARMGILSHSPRWAVAWKFRALETTARVVSISFGVGRTGRLTPVAELEPARLGGVTVTRATLHNEDELRRKDVRPGDLVVVRRAGEVIPEIVGSLGNPDGKRPAPFSFPADCPVCGGPVVRPEGESAHRCMNPSCPARIRESLLHWASRGAMDIRGLGDTLADRLVGSGLVKELADLYRLTAADLSGIERMGSKSASSLLAQIDSSRTPPLDRMLAGLGIPGVGRVAAQSLALGFGSLEGLAAASREQMMTVEGIGPVLAGSLHLFFRDPVTRGGLDSLLAAGVSPRSEEGPRGGAGRLSGLTIVFTGTIGIPREEARELAERHGAKVTESVSASTSLVVAGPGAGSKLERARELGVRISDWPGFLEMIGP; encoded by the coding sequence TTGACGCCCGATCCGCGCGAAGAGGCGGCCCGCCTCAGGGGACTGATAGAGCACCACAGGGCGCTCTACTATCAGGAGGACAGGTCGGAGATCTCCGACGAGATGTTCGACTCCCTGATGGAGAGGCTCCGCAGCATCGAGGAGGCAAGGCCCGATCTCCGCACCCCCGATTCCCCGACTCTGCGGGTGGGGGCGGCGCCGCTCGCGGGGTTCGACACGGTCGAGCACTCCCCGCCCATGCTGAGTCTCGACAACGTTTTCTCCGAAAGCGAATTCCGGGCGTTCGAGGCCAGGATCACGAAAGAGCTCGGTCTCTCCGCGCCTCCCGACTGTTCCGTGGAGCCGAAGCTCGACGGAGTGGCCGTATCGCTCGTGTACGAGGGCGGAGTGCTGGCCAGGGGAGCCACGAGGGGCGACGGCACATTGGGGGAGGACGTCACCCCGAATCTCCGCACGGTGCGCTCGATCCCGCTCTCGATTGCCGTTCCGGGCAGATTCGAGGTCAGGGGTGAGGTGCTGTTCCTCAAGGCCGACTTCGAGCGCATGAACGCCGCGAGGGAGCGGGCGGGCGAGAAGCTGTTCGCCAATCCGAGGAACTCCGCGTCGGGCTCCCTCAGACAGCTCGACAGCAGGATCACGGCCGCGAGGCCTCTCACTTTCTTCGCCTACTCCTGCCCGACCCCGCCCGAAGGCGTCGCGACCCAGTCCGGGATGCTCGAAGCGCTTGCCGGGCTGGGCTTCCTGGTGCCCCCGGGCTGCACCCGGGCGGCGGGCGCGGGCCGCATCTCCGAAGAAGTGGCGAGGATGGGTTCGGAAAGGGATGCGCTCCCCTTCGAGATCGACGGAGTCGTGATAAAGCTCGACCCGTTCGACCAGGCCGCCCGCATGGGCATCCTGTCCCATTCTCCGAGGTGGGCGGTGGCATGGAAGTTCCGCGCGCTGGAGACCACCGCGCGTGTCGTCTCGATAAGCTTCGGCGTCGGCCGCACCGGGAGGCTGACTCCCGTGGCCGAGCTCGAGCCCGCGAGGCTCGGCGGGGTGACGGTGACGCGGGCGACCCTGCACAACGAGGACGAACTGAGGCGCAAGGACGTCAGGCCGGGCGACCTGGTGGTCGTGAGACGGGCCGGGGAGGTGATCCCCGAGATCGTCGGCTCGCTCGGGAACCCCGACGGGAAAAGGCCTGCGCCGTTCTCGTTCCCTGCCGACTGCCCCGTGTGCGGCGGCCCGGTGGTCCGCCCCGAGGGGGAGTCAGCCCACAGGTGCATGAATCCCTCGTGTCCGGCGCGCATCAGGGAGAGCCTCCTGCACTGGGCCTCGCGCGGCGCGATGGACATCAGGGGCCTGGGCGACACGCTGGCCGACAGGCTCGTCGGATCGGGGCTGGTGAAGGAGCTGGCCGACCTCTACCGCCTCACGGCCGCCGACCTCTCCGGCATCGAGAGGATGGGATCGAAATCCGCCTCCTCGCTCCTCGCGCAGATCGACTCCTCGCGGACGCCCCCGCTCGACAGGATGCTCGCGGGCCTCGGCATCCCCGGGGTGGGAAGGGTGGCCGCACAGTCCCTCGCACTCGGGTTCGGCTCCCTCGAAGGCCTGGCCGCAGCCTCCCGCGAGCAGATGATGACGGTCGAGGGCATCGGGCCGGTGCTGGCCGGGTCGCTCCATCTGTTCTTCAGGGATCCCGTCACGCGCGGGGGCCTCGACTCCCTGCTGGCAGCGGGCGTGTCGCCCCGGTCGGAGGAGGGTCCGCGCGGCGGGGCAGGCAGGCTTTCCGGGCTCACGATCGTCTTCACCGGCACCATCGGCATCCCGCGCGAGGAGGCCAGGGAACTGGCCGAGAGGCACGGCGCGAAGGTCACGGAAAGCGTTTCCGCATCAACCTCGCTGGTCGTCGCCGGCCCTGGGGCCGGATCCAAGCTCGAACGGGCGAGGGAACTCGGCGTCAGGATCTCGGACTGGCCCGGGTTCTTGGAGATGATTGGACCATAA